In Bombina bombina isolate aBomBom1 chromosome 6, aBomBom1.pri, whole genome shotgun sequence, a single genomic region encodes these proteins:
- the LOC128664921 gene encoding collagen alpha-1(I) chain-like, translated as MAGKVEEAGEANEACEVTKAYEASEAGEAGKDGEAGEAVEASEAGEVGKADEAGEAVEASEAGEVGKAGEVGKADEAGEDGKAGEAGEAGKAGEAEKAGEAGKADEAGEAVEASEAGEVGKAGEAGKAGEAGKADEAGKAGKADEAGKAGKAGEASKACEAGEAVEAGKAGEAVEASKVSESVEGAGEAGKAGEACEAGKACEASEASKAGRAGETGKAGEASKAGEAGKAGEGGEAGKAGEAGKAGEAGEAGEAGKAGEAGQAGEAGDAGKTGKAGEAGEAGKAGEAGKVHDAGKAGKAGKAGKAGKAGEAGKAGKAGEADEAGKAGDAGKAGEAGKAGETGKAGKAGEAGETGKSGETGKAGEACEADETGKAGEAGKAGKAGKAGEAGKAGEAGEAGEAGKDGETGKADETGKAGEACEAAGKDGEAGKAGDTGKAGKAGETGNAGEAGKAGEACEAGVTGKAGKAGEVGEAGKAGETGKAGKAGETGKAGEVGEAGKAGETGKAGKAGETGKAGEACETGKAGEVGEAGKAGETGKAGKAGETGEAGKAGEAGEVVKAGKAGEAGEAGKAGEAENTGEASKAGEAGEAVEAINVGESVEGGKAGEVAEAVRLVWLVK; from the exons ATGGCTGGAAAAGTAGAGGAGGCTGGTGAGGCTAATGAGGCCTGTGAGGTTACAAAAGCTTATGAGGCTAGTGAGGCTGGTGAGGCTGGTAAAGATGGTGAGGCTGGTGAAGCAGTAGAGGCTAGTGAAGCTGGTGAGGTTGGTAAAGCTGATGAGGCTGGTGAAGCAGTAGAGGCTAGTGAAGCTGGTGAGGTTGGTAAAGCTGGTGAGGTTGGTAAAGCTGATGAGGCTGGTGAGGATGGTAAAGCTGGTGAGGCTGGTGAGGCTGGTAAAGCTGGTGAGGCTGAGAAAGCTGGTGAGGCTGGTAAAGCTGATGAGGCTGGTGAAGCAGTAGAGGCTAGTGAAGCTGGTGAGGTTGGTAAAGCTGGTGAGGCTGGTAAAGCTGGTGAGGCTGGTAAAGCTGATGAGGCTGGTAAAGCTGGTAAAGCTGATGAGGCTGGTAAAGCTGGTAAAGCTGGTGAGGCTAGTAAAGCTTGTGAGGCtggtgaagcagtagaggctggtaAGGCTGGTGAAGCAGTAGAGGCCAGTAAGGTTAGTGAATCAGTAGAGGGTG CTGGTGAGGCTGGTAAAGCTGGTGAGGCTTGTGAGGCTGGTAAAGCATGTGAGGCTAGTGAGGCTAGTAAGGCTGGTAGAGCTGGTGAGACTGGTAAAGCTGGTGAGGCTAGTAAAGCTGGTGAGGCTGGTAAAGCTGGTGAGGGTGGTGAGGCTGGTAAAGCTGGTGAGGCTGGTAAAGCTGGTGAGGCTGGTGAGGCTGGTGAGGCTGGTAAAGCTGGTGAGGCTGGTCAGGCTGGTGAGGCTGGTGATGCTGGTAAGACTGGTAAAGCTGGTGAGGCTGGTGAGGCTGGTAAAGCTGGTGAGGCTGGTAAGGTTCATGATGCTGGTAAGGCTGGTAAAGCTGGTAAGGCTGGTAAGGCTGGTAAAGCTGGTGAGGCTGGTAAGGCTGGTAAAGCTGGTGAGGCTGATGAGGCTGGTAAAGCTGGTGATGCTGGTAAAGCTGGTGAGGCTGGTAAAGCTGGTGAGACTGGTAAGGCTGGTAAAGCTGGTGAGGCTGGTGAGACTGGTAAATCTGGTGAGACTGGTAAAGCTGGTGAAGCTTGTGAGGCTGATGAGACTGGTAAAGCTGGTGAAGCTGGTAAGGCTGGTAAAGCTGGTAAGGCTGGTGAGGCTGGTAAAGctggtgaagctggtgaggctggTGAGGCTGGTAAGGATGGTGAGACTGGTAAAGCTGATGAGACTGGTAAAGCTGGTGAAGCTTGTGAGGCTG CTGGTAAGGATGGTGAGGCTGGTAAAGCTGGTGATACTGGTAAGGCTGGTAAAGCTGGTGAGACTGGTAATGCTGGTGAGGCTGGTAAAGCTGGTGAAGCTTGTGAGGCTGGTGTGACTGGTAAAGCTGGAAAGGCTGGTGAGGTTGGTGAGGCTGGTAAAGCTGGTGAGACTGGTAAGGCTGGTAAAGCTGGTGAGACTGGTAAGGCTGGTGAGGTTGGTGAGGCTGGTAAAGCTGGTGAGACTGGTAAGGCTGGTAAAGCTGGTGAGACTGGTAAGGCTGGGGAAGCTTGTGAGACTGGTAAGGCTGGTGAGGTTGGTGAGGCTGGTAAAGCTGGTGAGACTGGTAAGGCTGGTAAAGCTGGTGAGACTGGTGAGGCTGGTAAAGCTGGTGAGGCTGGTGAGGTTGTAAAGGCTGGTAAAGCTGGTGAGGCTGGTGAGGCTGGTAAAGCTGGTGAGGCAGAAAATACTGGTGAGGCTAGTAAAGCTGGTGAGGCGGGTGAAGCAGTAGAGGCTATTAACGTTGGTGAATCAGTAGAGGGTGGTAAGGCTGGTGAAGTAGCAGAGGCTGTTAGACTAGTATGGTTGGTAAAGTAG
- the LOC128664922 gene encoding LOW QUALITY PROTEIN: ice-structuring glycoprotein-like (The sequence of the model RefSeq protein was modified relative to this genomic sequence to represent the inferred CDS: substituted 1 base at 1 genomic stop codon), whose protein sequence is MNHNVYIQDGWWPLFLVLFLQNFTLFLQVSPASPASPASQASPALPASPALPASPASQASPALPASPASHASPALPASPASPASPALPASPASSALPASPALPASQALPASPASPSLPASPASLASXAFVASQASPALPTSSTLPAILVYQPLLLHHLNSLYCLTSFTSLISLTSFTSLISFTSLTSFTSLTNLTSLTSFTSLTSLTSFTSFTSFTSLTSLTSFTSLTSFTSFTNLTSFTSLTNLTSLTSLTSFTSLTSLTSFTSFNSLTSLTSFTSFTSLTSLTSLTNLTSFTSLTNLTSFTSFTSITSLTSFTSLTSFTSLTSLTSFTSLTSFTSLTSLTSFTILTSFTSLTSLTSFTSLTSLTSFTSLTSLTILTSLTSFTSLTSLTSFTSLTSFTSLTSFTSLTNFTSLTSLTSLTSFTSLTSLTSFTRLTSLTSFTSLTSLTSFTSLTSFTSLTSFTSLTSLTTFTSLTSSISLASFTSLINLTSFASFTSLTSFTSLTSLISFCSLTNLTSLTSLLYFTSHTSLTASASSTALPASTDSPALPPSTASPALPASTASPALPASQASPALPASPAYPASQALLASPALLASPASPALPASPALPASPASQSSPALPASQASPALPASPALPASSASQASPALPALPASQASPALPASPALPALPASPALPAFQPHQLYQPPQPHQLYQPHKPHQLYQPHQPHQLYQPHKPYQPHQPHYLYQPYQPSLLYQPY, encoded by the exons ATGAACCATAACGTCTATATTCAGGATGGATGGTGGCCTCTTTTTCTAGTTTTGTTTCTACAAAATTTCACTCTGTTCTTACAAGTCTCACCAGCCTCACCAGCCTCACCAGCCTCACAAGCCTCACCAGCTTTACCAGCCTCACCAGCTTTACCAGCCTCACCAGCCTCACAAGCCTCACCTGCTTTACCAGCCTCACCAGCCTCACATGCCTCACCAGCTTTAccagcctcaccagcttcaccagCCTCACCAGCTTTACCAGCCTCACCAGCCTCATCAGCTTTACCAGCCTCACCAGCTTTACCAGCCTCACAAGCCTTACCagcctcaccagcctcaccatCTTTACCAGCCTCACCAGCCTCACTAGCCTCATAAGCTTTTGTAGCCTCACAAGCCTCACCAGCCTTACCAACCTCCTCTACTTTACCAGCCATACTAGTCTATCAGCCTCTGCTTCTTCACCA CCTTAATAGCCTCTACTGCCTCACCAGCTTTACTAGCCTCATAAGCCTCACCAGCTTTACCAGCCTTATAAGCTTTACCAGCCTCACCAGCTTTACCAGCCTCACCAACCTCACCAGTCTTACCAGCTTTACCAGCCTCACCAGCCTCACaagcttcaccagcttcaccagctTTACCAGCCTCACCAGCCTCACCAGCTTTACCAGCCTCACAAGCTTCACCAGCTTTACTAACCTCACCAGCTTTACCAGCCTCACCAACCTCACCAGCCTTACCAGCCTCACCAGCTTTACCAGCCTCACCAGCCTCACCAGCTTTACCAGCTTTAACAGCCTCACCAGCCTCACCAGCTTTACCAGCTTTACCAGCCTCACCAGCCTTACCAGCCTTACCAATCTCACCAGCTTTACCAGTCTCACCAATCTCACCAGCTTTACCAGCTTTACCAGCATCACCAGCCTTACCAGCTTTACCAGCCTTACCAGCTTTACCAGCCTCACCAGCCTCACCAGCTTTACCAGCCTTACCAGCTTTACCAGCCTCACCAGCCTCACCAGCTTTACCATCCTCACCAGCTTTACCAGCCTCACCAGCCTCACCAGCTTTACCAGTCTCACCAGCCTCACCAGCTTTACTAGCCTTACCAGCCTCACCATCCTTACCAGTCTCACCAGCTTTACCAGCCTTACCAGCCTCACCAGCTTTACTAGCCTCACCAGCTTTACCAGTCTCACCAGCTTTACCAGTCTCACCAACTTTACCAGCCTTACAAgcctcactagcctcaccagctttACCAGCCTCACAAGCCTCACCAGCTTTACCAGGCTCACCAGCCTCACAAGCTTTACCAGCCTCACCAGCCTCACAAGCTTTACCAGCCTCACCAGCTTTACCAGCCTCACAAGCTTTACCAGCCTCACCAGCCTCACAACCTTTACCAGCCTCACCT CTTCCATCAGCCTCGCCAGCTTTACTAGCCTCATCAACCTCACCAGCTTTGCCAGCTTCACAAGCCTCACCAGCTTTACCAGCCTCACTAGCCTCATAAGCTTTTGTAGCCTCACAAACCTTACCAGCCTCACCAGCCTCCTCTACTTTACCAGCCATACTAGTCTAACAGCCTCTGCTTCTTCAACAGCCTTACCAGCCTCTACTGATTCACCAGCCTTACCACCCTCTACTGCTTCACCAGCCTtaccagcctctactgcttcaccaGCTTTACCAGCCTCACAAGCCTCACCAGCTTTACCAGCCTCACCAGCTTACCCAGCCTCACAAGCTTtactagcctctccagctttactagCATCACCAGCCTCACCAGCTTTACCAGCCTCACCAGCTTTACCAGCCTCACCAGCCTCACAATCCTCACCAGCTTTACCAGCCTCACAAGCCTCACCAGCTTTACCAGCCTCACCAGCTTTACCAGCCTCATCAGCCTCACAAGCCTCACCAGCTTTACCAGCCTTACCAGCCTCACAAGCCTCCCCAGCTTTACCAGCCTCACCAGCTTTACCAGCCTTACCAGCCTCACCAGCTTTACCAGCCTTCCAACCTCACCAGCTTTACCAGCCTCCCCAGCCTCACCAGCTTTACCAGCCTCACAAGCCTCACCAGCTTTACCAGCCTCACCAGCCTCACCAGCTTTACCAGCCTCACAAGCCTTACCAGCCTCACCAGCCTCATTATCTTTACCAGCCTTACCAACCTTCTCTACTTTATCAGCCATACTAG